Proteins encoded together in one Labrus mixtus chromosome 18, fLabMix1.1, whole genome shotgun sequence window:
- the dhrs7 gene encoding dehydrogenase/reductase SDR family member 7 yields the protein MDCCIVSALWCLIPLYFLLHFLCFIFADADFTLLWATLTGHGPEKKLKGLVVWVTGASSGIGEELAYQLARCGSHLILSARREDELKRVKRRCLEHSDLKDKDILVLPLDLLERTSHELKTKTAIQYFGHVDILINNGGRSQRSLCMETTVDVYQALMELNFLGTVSVTKQVLPHMTQRGTGTIVTVSSIVGIAGAPLSTGYSASKHALQGFFNSLRIELTEFPNILISTVLPGPVQSQIVQNAFTEELNKPVASAGSQEHKMPTSRCVRLMLVGISNGVKEMWIAQQPFLLFYYAWQYAPTVAWFATNLMGRKRVQNFKAGLDADSAYFTKPKTS from the exons ATGGACTGCTGCATTGTATCTGCTCTGTGGTGTCTCATAccactttattttcttctacactttctgtgtttcattttcgCGGACGCAGATTTCACTCTGCTGTGGGCAACTCTGACAGGACATGGGCCAG aaaaaaagctaaaaggGTTGGTAGTGTGGGTCACTGGAGCTTCCAGTGGCATTGGAGAGGAGCTTGCCTATCAGCTGGCTCGCTGCGGGTCACATCTTATCCTTTCTGCTCGACGTGAGGATGAGTTAAAGAGGGTGAAACGTCGCTGTTTAG AGCACTCTGACCTCAAGGATAAAGACATTCTTGTTCTCCCACTGGATTTGTTGGAGAGGACATcacatgaattaaaaacaaaaactgcaatCCAGTACTTCGGACAT GTTGACATCCTCATTAACAATGGCGGCCGAAGCCAGCGTTCTCTGTGCATGGAGACCACTGTTGATGTGTATCAGGCTTTGATGGAGCTCAACTTCCTGGGTACAGTCTCTGTCACTAAGCAGGTGCTGCCCCACATGACTCAGCGAGGCACGGGGACCATTGTGACTGTCAGCAGTATTGTTGGCATTGCTGGAGCACCCCTGTCAACAGGATACTCTGCTAGCAAACATGCTCTTCAG GGCTTCTTTAATTCCTTGAGGATCGAGCTGACTGAATTTCCAAACATACTCATAAGCACAGTGTTACCGGGGCCTGTGCAATCACAGATTGTCCAAAATGCCTTCACAGAGGAACTGAACAAG CCTGTGGCCTCAGCTGGTAGTCAGGAACACAAGATGCCAACAAGTCGCTGTGTGCGTTTAATGCTGGTGGGAATTTCCAATGGTGTCAAAGAAATGTGGATTGCACAGCAGCCCTTCCTTCTGTTTTACTATGCCTGGCAGTATGCTCCCACAGTTGCCTGGTTCGCCACAAACCTGATGGGACGAAAAAGGGTGCAGAATTTTAAAGCTGGTCTG GATGCAGACTCTGCATACTTCACAAAGCCCAAGACTTCCTGA
- the ppm1aa gene encoding protein phosphatase 1A isoform X1 yields the protein MGAFLDKPKMEKYNSCGEGNNMRYGLSSMQGWRVEMEDAHTAVIGLPHGLDPWSFFAVYDGHAGSQVAKYCCEHLLEHITSNSDFQSALQEDQSVESVRNGIRTGFLQIDEHMRTISEKKHGVDRSGSTAVGVMISPSHIYFINCGDSRGLLSRGGAVHFFTQDHKPSNPLEKERIQNAGGSVMIQRVNGSLAVSRALGDFDYKCVHGKGPTEQLVSPEPEVYAIERCEGEDEFIILACDGIWDVMANEELCDFVRSRLEVTDDLERVSNEIVDTCLYKGSRDNMSVVLICFPGAPKVSPEAVKREAELDKYLESRVEEIIKKQGDEGIPDLVHVMRTLASESIPNLPPGGELASKRSVIEAVYNKLNPYRSDDTDPDILFFRGFS from the exons ATGGGTGCATTTCTGGACAAACCAAAGATGGAAAAGTATAATTCCTGTGGAGAGGGTAACAACATGAGGTATGGCCTGAGCAGCATGCAGGGTTGGCGGGTAGAGATGGAAGACGCACACACAGCAGTTATTGGCCTGCCTCATGGTCTTGACCCCTGGTCATTCTTTGCGGTTTATGATGGGCATGCTGGCTCTCAGGTGGCCAAGTACTGCTGTGAGCACCTGCTGGAGCACATCACCAGCAACTCAGACTTCCAGAGTGCTCTGCAGGAGGACCAGTCTGTGGAAAGCGTGAGGAATGGAATCCGCACAGGTTTTCTGCAGATTGATGAACACATGCGAACCATCTCAGAGAAGAAGCATGGCGTGGATCGCAGTGGCTCTACTGCGGTGGGAGTGATGATTTCTCCGAGTCATATCTACTTTATCAATTGTGGAGACTCAAGGGGTCTTCTTAGCCGGGGCGGAGCTGTCCACTTCTTCACACAGGATCACAAACCCAGCAATCCTCTGGAGAAGGAAAGGATCCAGAATGCTGGTGGCTCTGTCATGATCCAGCGAGTAAACGGGTCCCTAGCTGTGTCTCGAGCTTTGGGAGACTTCGATTACAAGTGTGTGCATGGAAAAGGCCCGACAGAGCAGCTTGTGTCTCCTGAGCCTGAAGTCTATGCAATAGAGAGATGCGAAGGGGAAGATGAATTCATTATTCTAGCATGTGACGGCATCTGGGATGTTATGGCGAATGAGGAACTGTGTGACTTTGTAAGGTCAAGGCTAGAGGTGACAGACGATCTTGAGAGAGTCAGCAATGAAATTGTTGACACCTGCTTGTACAAG GGAAGCCGGGACAATATGAGTGTTGTGTTAATCTGCTTTCCTGGAGCCCCAAAGGTGTCCCCAGAAGCAGTGAAAAGGGAGGCTGAGTTGGATAAATACCTGGAGTCCAGAGTAGAAG AGATCATCAAAAAGCAGGGGGATGAAGGCATCCCAGATCTGGTCCATGTTATGCGAACATTAGCATCTGAAAGCATCCCTAACCTCCCTCCTGGAGGAGAGCTCGCAAGCAA ACGAAGTGTTATTGAAGCAGTCTACAACAAACTCAACCCCTACCGAAGTGATGACACA
- the ppm1aa gene encoding protein phosphatase 1A isoform X3 has protein sequence MGAFLDKPKMEKYNSCGEGNNMRYGLSSMQGWRVEMEDAHTAVIGLPHGLDPWSFFAVYDGHAGSQVAKYCCEHLLEHITSNSDFQSALQEDQSVESVRNGIRTGFLQIDEHMRTISEKKHGVDRSGSTAVGVMISPSHIYFINCGDSRGLLSRGGAVHFFTQDHKPSNPLEKERIQNAGGSVMIQRVNGSLAVSRALGDFDYKCVHGKGPTEQLVSPEPEVYAIERCEGEDEFIILACDGIWDVMANEELCDFVRSRLEVTDDLERVSNEIVDTCLYKGSRDNMSVVLICFPGAPKVSPEAVKREAELDKYLESRVEEIIKKQGDEGIPDLVHVMRTLASESIPNLPPGGELASKRSVIEAVYNKLNPYRSDDTEMR, from the exons ATGGGTGCATTTCTGGACAAACCAAAGATGGAAAAGTATAATTCCTGTGGAGAGGGTAACAACATGAGGTATGGCCTGAGCAGCATGCAGGGTTGGCGGGTAGAGATGGAAGACGCACACACAGCAGTTATTGGCCTGCCTCATGGTCTTGACCCCTGGTCATTCTTTGCGGTTTATGATGGGCATGCTGGCTCTCAGGTGGCCAAGTACTGCTGTGAGCACCTGCTGGAGCACATCACCAGCAACTCAGACTTCCAGAGTGCTCTGCAGGAGGACCAGTCTGTGGAAAGCGTGAGGAATGGAATCCGCACAGGTTTTCTGCAGATTGATGAACACATGCGAACCATCTCAGAGAAGAAGCATGGCGTGGATCGCAGTGGCTCTACTGCGGTGGGAGTGATGATTTCTCCGAGTCATATCTACTTTATCAATTGTGGAGACTCAAGGGGTCTTCTTAGCCGGGGCGGAGCTGTCCACTTCTTCACACAGGATCACAAACCCAGCAATCCTCTGGAGAAGGAAAGGATCCAGAATGCTGGTGGCTCTGTCATGATCCAGCGAGTAAACGGGTCCCTAGCTGTGTCTCGAGCTTTGGGAGACTTCGATTACAAGTGTGTGCATGGAAAAGGCCCGACAGAGCAGCTTGTGTCTCCTGAGCCTGAAGTCTATGCAATAGAGAGATGCGAAGGGGAAGATGAATTCATTATTCTAGCATGTGACGGCATCTGGGATGTTATGGCGAATGAGGAACTGTGTGACTTTGTAAGGTCAAGGCTAGAGGTGACAGACGATCTTGAGAGAGTCAGCAATGAAATTGTTGACACCTGCTTGTACAAG GGAAGCCGGGACAATATGAGTGTTGTGTTAATCTGCTTTCCTGGAGCCCCAAAGGTGTCCCCAGAAGCAGTGAAAAGGGAGGCTGAGTTGGATAAATACCTGGAGTCCAGAGTAGAAG AGATCATCAAAAAGCAGGGGGATGAAGGCATCCCAGATCTGGTCCATGTTATGCGAACATTAGCATCTGAAAGCATCCCTAACCTCCCTCCTGGAGGAGAGCTCGCAAGCAA ACGAAGTGTTATTGAAGCAGTCTACAACAAACTCAACCCCTACCGAAGTGATGACACA
- the ppm1aa gene encoding protein phosphatase 1A isoform X2, with product MGAFLDKPKMEKYNSCGEGNNMRYGLSSMQGWRVEMEDAHTAVIGLPHGLDPWSFFAVYDGHAGSQVAKYCCEHLLEHITSNSDFQSALQEDQSVESVRNGIRTGFLQIDEHMRTISEKKHGVDRSGSTAVGVMISPSHIYFINCGDSRGLLSRGGAVHFFTQDHKPSNPLEKERIQNAGGSVMIQRVNGSLAVSRALGDFDYKCVHGKGPTEQLVSPEPEVYAIERCEGEDEFIILACDGIWDVMANEELCDFVRSRLEVTDDLERVSNEIVDTCLYKGSRDNMSVVLICFPGAPKVSPEAVKREAELDKYLESRVEEIIKKQGDEGIPDLVHVMRTLASESIPNLPPGGELASKRSVIEAVYNKLNPYRSDDTDSASTDDMW from the exons ATGGGTGCATTTCTGGACAAACCAAAGATGGAAAAGTATAATTCCTGTGGAGAGGGTAACAACATGAGGTATGGCCTGAGCAGCATGCAGGGTTGGCGGGTAGAGATGGAAGACGCACACACAGCAGTTATTGGCCTGCCTCATGGTCTTGACCCCTGGTCATTCTTTGCGGTTTATGATGGGCATGCTGGCTCTCAGGTGGCCAAGTACTGCTGTGAGCACCTGCTGGAGCACATCACCAGCAACTCAGACTTCCAGAGTGCTCTGCAGGAGGACCAGTCTGTGGAAAGCGTGAGGAATGGAATCCGCACAGGTTTTCTGCAGATTGATGAACACATGCGAACCATCTCAGAGAAGAAGCATGGCGTGGATCGCAGTGGCTCTACTGCGGTGGGAGTGATGATTTCTCCGAGTCATATCTACTTTATCAATTGTGGAGACTCAAGGGGTCTTCTTAGCCGGGGCGGAGCTGTCCACTTCTTCACACAGGATCACAAACCCAGCAATCCTCTGGAGAAGGAAAGGATCCAGAATGCTGGTGGCTCTGTCATGATCCAGCGAGTAAACGGGTCCCTAGCTGTGTCTCGAGCTTTGGGAGACTTCGATTACAAGTGTGTGCATGGAAAAGGCCCGACAGAGCAGCTTGTGTCTCCTGAGCCTGAAGTCTATGCAATAGAGAGATGCGAAGGGGAAGATGAATTCATTATTCTAGCATGTGACGGCATCTGGGATGTTATGGCGAATGAGGAACTGTGTGACTTTGTAAGGTCAAGGCTAGAGGTGACAGACGATCTTGAGAGAGTCAGCAATGAAATTGTTGACACCTGCTTGTACAAG GGAAGCCGGGACAATATGAGTGTTGTGTTAATCTGCTTTCCTGGAGCCCCAAAGGTGTCCCCAGAAGCAGTGAAAAGGGAGGCTGAGTTGGATAAATACCTGGAGTCCAGAGTAGAAG AGATCATCAAAAAGCAGGGGGATGAAGGCATCCCAGATCTGGTCCATGTTATGCGAACATTAGCATCTGAAAGCATCCCTAACCTCCCTCCTGGAGGAGAGCTCGCAAGCAA ACGAAGTGTTATTGAAGCAGTCTACAACAAACTCAACCCCTACCGAAGTGATGACACA GACTCTGCGTCCACAGACGACATGTGGTAA